One genomic segment of Trichococcus shcherbakoviae includes these proteins:
- a CDS encoding L-rhamnose isomerase yields the protein MTKPIEEAYALAKQKYAAIGVDTDAVLEKLSQIKVSLQCWQGDDVLGFMFPDQALTGGISVSGNYPGKATTPAQLRADLDKALSLIPGNHKVNLHAIYVDTDEKIDLDQIEPKHYEKWVQWAKEKGLGLDFNPTCFSHPKSTDGTLSSNDPETQAFWIEHVKRSRKVAAYFGEELNQTCVNNIWIPDGYKDNPIDKMSPRVRLRDALDQCLEEKFDDAYMLDAVEGKLFGIGAESFTTGSNDFYLSYALTRDILWTIDAGHFHPTEDVSDKFTAFLPFGKGLMLHVSRPIRWDSDHVVILDEATTRIGETLVRNDLLDKTFIGMDFFDATINRVAAMVIGARSTLKSLLLGMLSPIETLKDAESTGDFTTRLAVTEEMKSYPFGAVWEFYCQQQNVPAGTEWLTEVKDYEQKILTERK from the coding sequence ATGACTAAACCTATTGAAGAAGCATACGCTTTAGCGAAACAAAAATACGCCGCCATCGGTGTGGATACGGATGCAGTACTTGAAAAGTTGAGCCAAATCAAGGTTTCCTTGCAATGCTGGCAAGGGGACGACGTATTGGGATTCATGTTCCCTGATCAAGCCTTGACCGGCGGGATTTCTGTCAGCGGCAACTACCCAGGCAAAGCAACAACGCCAGCGCAATTGCGTGCCGATTTGGATAAAGCCTTGAGCCTGATCCCTGGTAATCATAAAGTGAATTTGCATGCCATCTACGTGGATACGGACGAAAAAATCGACTTGGATCAGATCGAACCGAAGCACTACGAAAAATGGGTGCAATGGGCAAAAGAAAAAGGTCTTGGCCTGGATTTCAATCCTACTTGTTTCTCTCATCCGAAATCAACTGATGGTACGTTGTCCAGTAATGATCCTGAAACACAAGCATTTTGGATCGAACACGTAAAACGCAGCCGCAAAGTGGCCGCTTACTTCGGCGAAGAACTGAACCAAACTTGCGTGAATAACATCTGGATCCCGGATGGCTACAAAGACAACCCGATCGACAAAATGTCGCCGCGTGTACGCCTACGTGATGCTTTGGATCAATGTTTGGAAGAAAAATTCGATGATGCGTACATGCTGGACGCAGTCGAAGGCAAACTCTTCGGCATCGGTGCAGAAAGCTTCACGACCGGTTCCAACGATTTCTACCTGTCCTACGCTTTGACAAGGGATATCCTGTGGACAATCGATGCGGGACATTTCCATCCAACCGAGGATGTATCCGATAAATTCACGGCCTTCCTGCCTTTCGGTAAAGGCTTGATGCTGCACGTGAGCCGTCCGATCCGTTGGGATTCCGATCACGTGGTCATCCTTGATGAAGCGACTACCCGCATCGGCGAAACATTGGTGCGCAACGACTTGTTGGACAAAACTTTCATCGGCATGGACTTCTTCGATGCAACAATCAACCGTGTCGCAGCCATGGTCATCGGCGCGCGCAGCACGTTGAAATCATTGTTGTTGGGTATGTTGAGCCCAATCGAAACATTGAAGGATGCCGAAAGCACAGGCGACTTCACAACCCGTTTGGCTGTTACGGAAGAAATGAAATCTTATCCATTCGGGGCTGTCTGGGAATTCTATTGCCAACAACAAAATGTACCGGCTGGTACGGAATGGCTGACTGAAGTAAAAGACTACGAACAAAAAATTCTTACGGAACGCAAATAA
- the rhaB gene encoding rhamnulokinase, with protein sequence MKYYTMIDIGASSGRIMLAEIDNKQLALQEVHRFKNGFSRIDGSDRWDIETIFEEILTGLSKLKALGVTECHLGIDTWAVDYCLIGMDGQLLQLPISYRDERTKDTMEKVAQEIDKETIYAKTGIQFLNFNTLYQLYEEDKDLLARTDKILMIPDYLAYRLTGEMVGEVTNVSSSQMLNLETGEFDKDLLELVGIPREKFPELVVPGTKIGDVKADLTETYDLPKIEVIAAATHDTASAIVGVPALGGKWAYLSSGTWSLIGVENDSPINDRPAYEANFTNEWGAYGTYRFLKNITGMWFVQEIARNLDYRHSYGEMAQMAYAVEPFLQYVDLNDPRFLNPANMIEEIQAYCRERGEIVPETTGELVMCVYSNLALAYAHELKKVEALTQETIDVLHIVGGGANVKLLNQLTADVTGKLVVAGPTEGTAIGNLLVQMIAAGEFADLAEARKWLRSQIHVEEYPPNPIADREHLKKYEEKIGV encoded by the coding sequence ATGAAGTACTATACGATGATAGATATCGGAGCCTCCAGCGGGCGGATCATGCTGGCGGAAATAGATAATAAACAATTGGCGTTGCAGGAAGTGCACCGTTTCAAAAATGGCTTCAGCCGCATCGACGGGTCCGACAGATGGGATATCGAAACCATTTTCGAAGAAATCCTGACTGGGTTATCCAAACTGAAGGCACTCGGCGTGACGGAATGCCATCTCGGGATCGATACATGGGCGGTCGACTACTGCCTGATCGGAATGGACGGCCAATTGCTGCAGCTGCCGATCAGTTACCGAGACGAACGCACGAAAGATACGATGGAAAAAGTGGCGCAAGAGATCGACAAAGAGACAATCTACGCCAAAACGGGCATCCAATTCCTGAACTTCAATACTTTGTACCAACTGTATGAAGAGGACAAGGACTTGTTGGCCAGGACGGACAAAATTTTGATGATACCGGATTATCTGGCGTACCGCTTGACCGGGGAAATGGTCGGTGAAGTGACGAATGTGTCCTCTTCGCAGATGCTCAATCTCGAAACCGGCGAGTTCGACAAGGACTTGCTTGAACTTGTCGGCATCCCGAGAGAGAAGTTCCCGGAACTGGTTGTGCCAGGAACGAAAATCGGCGATGTGAAGGCTGATCTGACGGAAACTTATGACCTGCCCAAAATCGAAGTGATCGCTGCGGCGACACACGATACAGCATCCGCCATCGTCGGCGTGCCGGCGCTGGGAGGGAAATGGGCCTACCTCAGCAGCGGAACCTGGTCATTGATCGGTGTCGAAAACGACTCACCGATCAATGACCGTCCCGCCTACGAAGCGAACTTCACGAATGAGTGGGGCGCTTACGGCACCTATCGTTTCCTGAAGAACATCACGGGCATGTGGTTCGTGCAGGAAATCGCGCGCAACCTGGATTACCGCCACTCCTACGGCGAAATGGCGCAGATGGCCTATGCAGTAGAACCATTCCTGCAGTATGTCGATCTGAACGATCCGCGCTTCCTCAATCCGGCAAATATGATTGAGGAAATCCAAGCCTATTGCCGCGAAAGGGGCGAAATCGTTCCGGAAACGACCGGCGAATTGGTGATGTGCGTGTACAGCAATCTGGCCTTGGCCTACGCGCATGAACTGAAGAAAGTCGAAGCACTAACGCAGGAAACGATTGACGTGCTGCACATCGTCGGCGGCGGAGCGAATGTTAAATTGCTGAATCAGCTGACTGCCGATGTCACCGGGAAGCTGGTCGTTGCCGGTCCTACCGAAGGCACCGCAATCGGAAACCTGCTCGTGCAGATGATTGCGGCTGGAGAATTTGCTGACCTGGCGGAAGCCAGAAAATGGCTGAGAAGTCAGATTCATGTGGAAGAATACCCACCAAACCCGATCGCAGACCGGGAGCACCTAAAAAAATACGAAGAAAAGATTGGAGTATAG
- a CDS encoding helix-turn-helix domain-containing protein, whose amino-acid sequence MDLIALLSQESVIEKEQKKRHKFVPDLPELEGEATRAPKIKEHLFFENKDIYISKHNRYAAYPEHSHQFLELNYIVKGECRQIINGVPYLLKEGDILLMDTGSAHSIEALGKDDLLLNILFNNKSISINWLMNMNHNDSILYKILLTNNPLDTNAANFILFRNEQNEHIKQIINNMADEYFFPKVFSGKIISSYLPILLYELARSLPHEYSETFSKKDPFYEVLQLIDAEFTTLTLDAASKRLNFNKNYLSNMIKKRSGQTFTELLNEKRLLKANLLIESTEIPIQTILTEVGFSNKTYFYTCYKNRFHCLPSEVRKK is encoded by the coding sequence ATGGATCTGATTGCGCTGTTATCGCAGGAATCTGTCATCGAAAAGGAACAGAAAAAGCGGCATAAATTTGTGCCCGATCTGCCGGAACTGGAGGGGGAGGCGACCCGGGCGCCAAAAATCAAGGAACATCTGTTTTTCGAAAACAAGGACATCTACATCAGCAAACACAACCGCTACGCCGCCTACCCGGAGCACTCGCACCAATTCCTCGAACTCAACTACATCGTGAAGGGCGAATGCCGCCAGATCATCAACGGCGTCCCTTACTTGTTGAAGGAAGGCGACATCCTGCTGATGGACACCGGCAGCGCGCATTCCATCGAAGCGCTCGGCAAGGACGATCTGCTTTTGAACATCCTCTTCAACAACAAAAGCATCTCGATCAACTGGCTGATGAACATGAACCACAACGACAGCATCCTCTACAAAATTTTGCTGACGAACAACCCGCTTGACACGAACGCCGCCAATTTCATCCTGTTCCGCAACGAACAGAATGAGCACATCAAGCAGATCATCAACAATATGGCCGACGAATATTTCTTCCCGAAGGTCTTTTCCGGAAAGATCATCAGCAGCTACCTGCCGATTCTGCTTTACGAATTGGCGCGTTCCCTGCCGCACGAGTACAGCGAAACGTTCAGCAAAAAGGACCCCTTTTACGAGGTCCTTCAGCTGATCGATGCCGAGTTCACAACGCTGACCTTGGACGCTGCATCCAAACGGCTGAACTTCAACAAAAACTACTTGAGCAACATGATCAAGAAGCGCAGCGGCCAGACGTTCACGGAATTGCTGAACGAAAAGCGGCTACTGAAGGCCAACCTGCTCATCGAATCCACCGAAATTCCGATCCAGACGATCCTGACCGAAGTCGGCTTTTCGAACAAGACCTATTTCTATACGTGCTATAAGAACAGATTCCACTGTCTGCCATCGGAAGTGCGAAAAAAATAA
- a CDS encoding Cof-type HAD-IIB family hydrolase produces the protein MTKYQIAFFDIDGTLIDSSNHKVNMNDGIPESTKDAIHKIRQAGIIPVIASGRHKEAVLDLASILGIDSMITSNGQEITLNGKSIYQNWIEQDVVEEIYTSFNQRGIDVFYDTVHGIFSSADRKNLLDRGVGIRFLKPGEYPSKVLQILVDSADVEGISSWLTELKVVKSTPRTLDILPHGISKASGIQQLLNILDLPVESSLAFGDEQNDLEMFDAVGTAVAMGNAIDQLKEKADFVTREVWRDGIYYACQQLNLFLED, from the coding sequence ATGACAAAGTATCAGATCGCTTTTTTTGATATCGATGGCACCTTGATCGATTCCAGCAATCACAAAGTCAACATGAATGATGGCATACCCGAATCCACAAAAGACGCCATCCATAAGATCCGGCAGGCAGGAATCATTCCTGTGATCGCTTCCGGGCGTCACAAGGAAGCTGTATTGGATTTGGCTTCCATTCTCGGCATCGACAGCATGATCACCTCCAATGGACAGGAAATCACCCTGAATGGCAAGAGCATCTACCAGAATTGGATCGAACAAGATGTGGTGGAGGAAATCTACACCAGCTTCAACCAGCGCGGGATTGATGTATTCTACGACACTGTTCACGGAATCTTCAGTTCCGCTGATCGGAAGAATCTCTTGGACCGTGGCGTTGGTATCCGCTTCCTCAAGCCTGGAGAATACCCGTCGAAAGTGCTGCAGATACTGGTCGACAGCGCTGACGTCGAGGGCATCAGCAGTTGGTTGACGGAATTGAAAGTCGTCAAATCCACACCGCGAACCTTGGATATCCTGCCCCATGGCATATCGAAAGCCAGCGGGATCCAGCAGCTCCTGAACATTCTGGATTTGCCTGTGGAATCCTCCTTAGCTTTTGGGGATGAGCAAAATGATCTGGAAATGTTCGATGCGGTGGGAACCGCCGTTGCCATGGGTAATGCCATCGATCAGCTGAAAGAAAAAGCCGATTTTGTCACCAGGGAAGTGTGGCGGGATGGCATCTATTATGCCTGCCAGCAGCTGAATCTGTTTCTGGAAGACTGA
- the metF gene encoding methylenetetrahydrofolate reductase [NAD(P)H], which translates to MKIESKFQKKKPVLSFEIFPPKRDKAIQNIDETLAILSELNPDFISVTFGAGGSHTNNQTVELAKRIKHQYGIDPLVHLTCLNHSKFEICELLEELRAADIDSILALRGDANPAVEAKEDFRYASDLVKFIRQYGDFSISGACYPECHTESKNKVEDIAHLKEKVDSGVQHLISQLFFDNNAFYSFQEHIQIAGMHVPVEAGIMPVINKAQIERMVTLCGASLPEKFSRVMHKYEDNKEALFDAGMAYAINQIVDLLAHDVDGIHIYTMNNPIVAKRICDGIKNLI; encoded by the coding sequence ATGAAAATAGAATCCAAATTCCAAAAGAAAAAACCGGTGCTTTCCTTCGAAATTTTTCCGCCGAAGCGCGATAAAGCGATCCAGAACATCGATGAGACACTGGCGATCCTGAGCGAACTGAACCCTGATTTCATCAGCGTCACTTTTGGCGCCGGCGGAAGCCATACGAATAACCAAACCGTTGAATTGGCGAAACGCATCAAACATCAATATGGGATCGATCCGCTGGTGCATTTGACTTGCCTGAATCATTCGAAATTCGAAATCTGTGAATTGTTGGAGGAATTGAGGGCTGCTGACATCGACAGCATCCTTGCCTTGCGCGGGGATGCAAACCCGGCAGTGGAGGCAAAAGAGGACTTCCGGTATGCCAGCGATCTGGTCAAATTCATCAGGCAATACGGTGATTTTTCCATCAGCGGCGCTTGTTATCCGGAATGCCACACGGAATCGAAAAACAAAGTCGAGGATATCGCCCATCTGAAAGAGAAGGTGGATAGCGGGGTGCAGCACCTGATTTCCCAGCTTTTTTTCGACAACAATGCCTTCTATTCCTTTCAAGAACATATCCAAATCGCTGGCATGCACGTGCCGGTCGAGGCGGGCATCATGCCGGTCATCAATAAAGCCCAGATCGAAAGGATGGTTACGCTCTGCGGTGCCTCCTTGCCGGAAAAGTTTTCCAGAGTGATGCACAAATACGAAGACAACAAAGAGGCGCTTTTCGATGCCGGCATGGCATATGCGATCAACCAGATTGTCGATCTGCTGGCACATGACGTCGACGGCATCCATATCTACACGATGAACAATCCGATCGTTGCTAAAAGAATCTGCGATGGCATCAAGAATCTGATTTGA
- the metE gene encoding 5-methyltetrahydropteroyltriglutamate--homocysteine S-methyltransferase produces the protein MNSSLIGFPRVGKGRELKFASEKYFRKEISVEELEKVAKGLKIMHWNLQQAAGISHIPSNDFSYYDNLLDLTVLLNALPNGYRQLGLNERDTYFAAARGYQGEAGDVKALAMKKWFNTNYHYLVPELFDDTEIKLVGDKPFAEYEEAKEIGVLTKPVLIGGFTFLKLAKYKGSKTINDFADQVANAYIAILNRFNEQGVAWVQFDEPSLVTDLSEEDVALFTAIYEKVLAHKGNVKVLLQTYFGDIRDSYEEVIGLDFDGIGLDFIEGKQTVELLERHVFPADKTLFAGVLNGKNIWKSDYKKVIDLVNGLEKYSNDIVISTSCSLLHVPYTLESETSLPADVSRYFAFAKEKLQEIKELTELIGTSGYEEQEAYLANLQVFSADRVYEDKHVQASVASLTERDFVRNFPRKKRRAIQKEKLQLGLLPTTTIGSFPQTREVKQNRSKYRKGDIGRAEYDENIKGFIKECIDLQEELGLDVLVHGESERNDMVEFFGENLAGYVFTEKAWVQSYGTRCVKPPIIFGDIRRENPITVFYSEYAQSLSDKPVKGMLTGPVTILNWSFPREDISLREMAFQIGLAIREEVQDLEAAGIKIIQIDEAALKEKLPIRREEWASEYLDWAIPAFRLCHSGVRPETQVHTHMCYSEFEEIVQDIDNMDADVISFEASRSKLTIIDALKANQFETEVGPGVYDIHSPRVPSVEEMVAVLKNALTKIDEENLWINPDCGLKTRGIKETRESLANLVAAAKIIKDAVSV, from the coding sequence ATGAACAGTTCACTAATCGGTTTTCCAAGAGTAGGCAAAGGGCGCGAATTGAAGTTCGCATCCGAAAAATATTTCAGAAAAGAAATTTCAGTAGAAGAGTTGGAGAAAGTCGCAAAGGGTCTTAAGATAATGCACTGGAATCTGCAGCAAGCAGCCGGCATCAGCCACATCCCTTCGAATGATTTTTCATATTACGACAACTTGTTGGATCTGACGGTCTTGTTGAACGCGTTGCCCAATGGTTACAGACAGCTGGGCTTGAATGAGCGCGACACTTATTTTGCGGCTGCGCGCGGCTACCAGGGCGAAGCGGGCGACGTCAAAGCGTTGGCGATGAAAAAATGGTTCAACACCAATTACCATTATTTGGTTCCGGAACTGTTCGACGATACCGAAATTAAATTGGTGGGCGATAAGCCTTTTGCTGAGTACGAAGAAGCCAAAGAAATCGGCGTGCTGACGAAACCGGTCCTCATCGGCGGATTCACTTTCCTGAAACTGGCCAAATACAAGGGCTCCAAAACAATAAATGATTTTGCCGACCAAGTGGCAAATGCCTATATCGCAATACTCAATAGGTTCAATGAGCAAGGTGTAGCGTGGGTGCAGTTTGATGAACCGAGTCTGGTAACCGATCTGTCCGAAGAAGATGTCGCGCTGTTCACTGCCATATACGAAAAAGTCTTGGCGCATAAAGGCAACGTAAAAGTATTGCTGCAGACATACTTCGGGGATATCAGGGACAGCTACGAAGAAGTGATCGGGCTCGACTTTGATGGCATCGGCCTTGACTTCATCGAAGGCAAACAAACCGTGGAACTTTTGGAAAGACATGTTTTTCCGGCTGATAAAACTTTGTTTGCCGGCGTTCTGAACGGAAAAAATATCTGGAAGAGCGACTACAAAAAGGTCATCGACTTGGTCAATGGGCTGGAAAAGTACAGCAACGACATCGTCATCAGCACTTCCTGCTCGTTGCTGCATGTTCCTTACACGTTGGAAAGTGAGACGAGCTTGCCGGCAGATGTATCCCGCTATTTCGCATTTGCGAAGGAGAAACTGCAGGAAATCAAGGAACTGACGGAATTGATCGGCACTTCCGGATACGAAGAGCAAGAAGCTTATCTTGCGAATCTACAAGTCTTTTCAGCGGACCGGGTATACGAAGACAAGCACGTGCAAGCGTCCGTGGCAAGCTTGACCGAAAGAGATTTTGTCAGAAACTTTCCGAGAAAAAAACGGAGAGCGATCCAAAAGGAGAAACTGCAACTGGGTCTGTTGCCGACAACGACGATCGGTTCCTTCCCGCAGACGAGGGAAGTCAAGCAGAACCGCAGCAAATACCGCAAAGGCGACATCGGCAGAGCCGAATACGATGAAAACATCAAAGGCTTCATCAAAGAATGCATCGATCTGCAGGAGGAACTGGGGCTGGATGTGCTGGTCCACGGTGAATCTGAGCGCAACGACATGGTTGAATTCTTCGGCGAAAACCTGGCGGGATACGTATTTACCGAAAAAGCCTGGGTACAGTCCTACGGAACAAGATGCGTCAAGCCACCGATCATCTTCGGTGATATCCGCCGCGAAAACCCGATCACTGTGTTCTATTCGGAATATGCGCAGAGTCTTTCCGACAAACCGGTCAAAGGAATGCTCACTGGTCCAGTGACAATCTTGAATTGGTCGTTCCCGCGTGAGGACATTTCGCTGAGGGAGATGGCTTTCCAGATCGGTCTGGCGATCCGCGAAGAGGTTCAGGACTTGGAAGCGGCGGGCATCAAGATCATCCAAATCGATGAAGCGGCTTTGAAAGAGAAGTTGCCGATCCGCAGGGAAGAATGGGCCAGCGAGTACCTTGATTGGGCGATTCCGGCATTCCGCCTTTGCCACAGCGGCGTGCGGCCGGAGACGCAGGTGCATACGCATATGTGCTACAGCGAATTCGAGGAGATCGTACAGGATATCGATAACATGGATGCGGACGTCATTTCATTCGAAGCTTCCCGTTCCAAACTGACGATCATCGATGCCTTGAAGGCGAACCAATTCGAAACGGAAGTCGGACCTGGTGTTTACGACATCCACTCACCGCGCGTACCGAGTGTCGAAGAGATGGTAGCGGTATTGAAGAACGCGTTGACGAAGATAGACGAAGAAAACCTATGGATCAATCCGGACTGCGGACTGAAAACCAGAGGCATCAAAGAAACGAGAGAAAGCCTGGCCAATCTTGTGGCGGCGGCGAAAATCATCAAAGACGCAGTTTCGGTCTAA
- a CDS encoding iron-containing alcohol dehydrogenase produces MATFYVPAINLIGIGCIKELGSNVKELGYKKALFVTDNFLAKSEMIDVVLAELDNAAIDYVIYADVDPNPTCKNVNEGVAMAQAENCDFIISFGGGSPQDAASAISIILTNGGKPQDYEGLHKSAKAGLPVVAINTTAGTSAEITINYVITDEDRKVKMVMVDKNSLAKISVNDPELMLTMPKSLTAATGMDALTHAIESMVTPGAYAVTEVLAAGAIELIREYLPKAVENGTDLDARDKMVNAIFLGGMAFNNAGLGYVHSMAHQLGAVYHLPHGVCCAMLLPIVEAENAKFAPERFRKVAKALGLAVTADVSDQACADYTVEEIKRLSKVVGIPTSLNELGIKEEEFDYDYLSKNAMIDACAPGNPFTPTLEETIAMYKKLFQ; encoded by the coding sequence ATGGCAACTTTTTATGTACCGGCAATAAACCTGATCGGAATAGGCTGCATCAAGGAATTGGGCAGCAATGTGAAGGAACTTGGCTACAAGAAAGCTTTGTTCGTAACGGATAACTTTTTGGCCAAAAGCGAAATGATCGACGTTGTTTTGGCAGAGTTGGACAATGCGGCAATCGACTATGTGATCTATGCGGATGTCGATCCGAACCCGACATGCAAAAACGTCAATGAAGGCGTGGCGATGGCACAAGCAGAAAACTGCGACTTCATCATTTCCTTCGGTGGCGGCTCTCCGCAGGATGCAGCGAGCGCCATCAGCATCATCCTGACGAACGGCGGCAAACCGCAGGACTACGAAGGTTTGCACAAATCCGCTAAAGCCGGCTTGCCGGTTGTGGCGATCAACACGACTGCCGGAACATCCGCTGAAATCACGATCAACTACGTCATCACCGATGAAGACCGCAAAGTGAAGATGGTTATGGTCGACAAAAACAGCTTGGCGAAGATTTCCGTGAACGATCCTGAATTGATGTTGACGATGCCGAAATCATTGACAGCCGCAACTGGGATGGACGCGTTGACACATGCGATCGAATCGATGGTAACACCGGGCGCATACGCTGTGACGGAAGTATTGGCAGCCGGAGCAATCGAATTGATCCGCGAATACTTGCCGAAAGCTGTCGAAAACGGAACGGACTTGGATGCGCGCGATAAAATGGTCAATGCCATTTTCTTGGGCGGAATGGCCTTCAACAATGCCGGCCTGGGCTATGTGCATTCGATGGCTCACCAATTGGGTGCCGTCTACCACTTGCCGCACGGCGTCTGCTGCGCAATGCTGTTGCCAATCGTGGAAGCCGAAAATGCCAAATTCGCGCCTGAACGTTTCCGCAAAGTAGCGAAAGCTTTAGGATTGGCAGTGACAGCTGACGTATCCGATCAAGCCTGCGCGGATTACACGGTCGAAGAAATCAAACGCTTGTCCAAAGTCGTCGGTATTCCAACATCATTGAATGAGCTGGGTATCAAGGAAGAGGAATTCGATTATGACTACCTGTCCAAAAATGCCATGATCGATGCCTGCGCACCAGGAAACCCATTCACTCCAACATTGGAAGAAACGATTGCGATGTACAAAAAATTGTTCCAATAA
- a CDS encoding methyltransferase domain-containing protein, whose amino-acid sequence MSDWQPNQYLKFKDDRTQPSIDLVNRIEVDSPKRIIDIGCGPGNSTKILKDRWPEAEIIGLDNSAAMIEKAQTTDPDIDWVLMDSNADLSSFGKFDIIFSNAALQWMPGHEVLIPKLFDMLNEGGAIAIQVPYVKHLPIFAEILNLTKNEKWSAYFQAPPEYPKHFAFPHFYAIISPLSESLKAWQTDYITILDSHEGIVEWYKGTALRPFLNMLPDEALQAEFCNDYLEKVVEAYPVEKNGKILLPFTRVFFTLYRIQNL is encoded by the coding sequence ATGTCTGATTGGCAACCAAATCAATATTTGAAATTCAAGGATGATCGAACGCAGCCCTCCATAGACCTCGTTAACCGCATTGAGGTAGATTCCCCGAAAAGAATAATCGACATTGGCTGCGGCCCAGGGAACAGCACAAAAATTTTGAAGGATAGATGGCCCGAAGCTGAAATAATCGGTCTTGATAATTCGGCAGCAATGATAGAGAAAGCACAAACCACTGATCCCGATATTGATTGGGTATTAATGGATTCCAACGCTGATTTATCCTCATTCGGAAAATTCGATATCATTTTTTCCAATGCGGCACTTCAGTGGATGCCCGGTCACGAGGTATTGATCCCAAAATTGTTTGATATGCTGAATGAAGGCGGCGCCATCGCAATTCAGGTTCCATATGTCAAACATTTACCAATTTTTGCTGAAATTCTGAACCTGACAAAAAATGAAAAATGGTCCGCATACTTTCAAGCGCCACCCGAATACCCTAAACATTTCGCATTCCCTCATTTTTATGCCATCATTTCGCCGCTATCAGAGAGTCTTAAGGCATGGCAGACAGACTATATCACCATTTTGGATTCGCATGAAGGTATCGTGGAATGGTACAAGGGGACCGCGCTGAGGCCTTTCCTGAATATGCTTCCAGACGAAGCATTACAAGCCGAATTCTGTAATGACTATCTAGAAAAAGTCGTTGAGGCATATCCAGTCGAAAAGAACGGAAAAATTCTTTTGCCGTTCACAAGAGTCTTCTTTACTTTGTATCGCATTCAGAACCTTTAG
- the rhaD gene encoding rhamnulose-1-phosphate aldolase has translation MKMKNILEAPFIKEVMLLTDVMYKFGWHERNSGNLSYLLKEEEITEYLDLNEVKRNIPIAFDGKALAGKYFLVTGTGKFFKNVIHDPADVLGILKVTAEGNSVDLLWGYENGAAPTSELPAHLMSHISRLSVDPENRVVYHCHATNLLAMSFSCELDERSFTRILWKMCTESLVVFPEGVGILPWLMPGTNEIGEATAEKMKEYRLIVWPHHGLYAAGKDLEECFGLVETAEKSATVYTLVQSQGGIRQEITDEQLSNLGKRFSVTPRAGYLNI, from the coding sequence ATAAAAATGAAAAACATTTTAGAAGCACCATTTATCAAAGAAGTTATGCTGTTGACGGACGTCATGTACAAATTCGGCTGGCACGAAAGAAACAGCGGCAACTTGTCCTACTTGCTGAAAGAAGAGGAAATTACGGAATATTTGGATCTGAACGAAGTGAAACGCAATATTCCGATCGCTTTCGACGGCAAAGCATTGGCTGGGAAATATTTCCTAGTCACAGGAACAGGGAAATTCTTCAAAAACGTCATCCATGATCCGGCTGATGTCTTGGGTATCCTGAAAGTAACTGCGGAAGGCAACAGTGTAGACCTGTTATGGGGCTACGAAAACGGAGCGGCTCCTACAAGCGAATTGCCTGCTCATTTGATGTCACACATTTCGCGCTTGTCGGTCGATCCTGAAAACCGTGTCGTTTACCACTGCCACGCCACCAACCTGTTGGCGATGTCCTTCTCTTGCGAGTTGGATGAAAGAAGCTTCACGCGCATCCTTTGGAAAATGTGCACCGAGTCATTGGTCGTGTTCCCAGAAGGTGTGGGCATCTTGCCTTGGCTGATGCCTGGAACGAACGAAATCGGCGAAGCGACTGCTGAAAAAATGAAGGAATACCGTCTGATCGTATGGCCGCACCACGGTTTGTACGCAGCCGGAAAAGATTTGGAAGAGTGTTTCGGTTTGGTCGAAACGGCTGAAAAATCAGCGACTGTCTACACACTTGTTCAATCGCAAGGCGGCATCAGACAGGAAATCACTGACGAACAACTGAGCAATCTTGGCAAACGTTTCTCGGTAACCCCAAGAGCGGGCTACTTGAACATCTAA